The following coding sequences are from one Microtus pennsylvanicus isolate mMicPen1 chromosome 1, mMicPen1.hap1, whole genome shotgun sequence window:
- the Dmkn gene encoding dermokine isoform X1 produces MKSATFSALLLILLGVAWCGDSHSWGPDLPSLQKRAGGAEQPEAARQELSAVTSKNYYSNPQGNPTYNWQYYTKATTAKGAVTPSSSASRAQPGLLKWLKFW; encoded by the exons ATGAAGTCAGCCACCTTCTCCGCTCTGCTGCTTATCCTGCTGGGCGTGGCCTGGTGCGGAGACAGCCACAGCTGG GGTCCAGATCTGCCGTCGTTGCAGAAGAGGGCAGGTGGCGCCGAGCAG CCTGAAGCAGCAAGACAAGAGCTGTCAGCTGTCACATCCAAG AACTACTACAGTAACCCACAGGGGAATCCTACTTATAACTGGCAATACTATACCAAGGCCACCACTGCCAAG GGGGCAGTCACACCATCGTCCTCG GCTTCCCGGGCACAACCTGGCCTGCTGAAGTGGCTGAAGTTTTGGTAG
- the Dmkn gene encoding dermokine isoform X2, whose protein sequence is MKLRGSLACFLLTLCLGSGTASPLQNGGEGIGASASQGMGDAVSQGVGEAVGQGAKEAASSGIQDALGQGHGGEGGYALRGARGDAFDHRLGEAARSLGNSGNEVGKQAEDVIRRGMDAVHNSKSWGTSGGHGILGSQVGHGNPGGQGTPWTSQGNFGTNSLGGSMGQGGDGRSFNYEANAQGAVAQPGYGSVRGSNQNSGCTNPPPSDSRESNYGGSSSGGGNGGHGSSSQGGSNGNSYGNGGHGNGGQGNSGHGNGGQGNSGNSGSGSRDIETSNFDEGYSVSRGTGSSSSSGSRGGSGGGNRPECDNPGDDARTAGGSSNQESRESSRLLGGSHDYQEHGYHGDGGHNEAVSGLKTLNSDPSSSPFNFDSFWENFKSKMPFINWDAINKGHLPPPSTRALLYFRRLWENFKRKTPFFNWKQIEGPDLPSLQKRAGGAEQFSQPEAARQELSAVTSKNYYSNPQGNPTYNWQYYTKATTAKGAVTPSSSASRAQPGLLKWLKFW, encoded by the exons ATGAAGCTGAGAGGGTCCCTGGCCTGTTTCCTGCTGACCCTGTGTCTGGGGAGCGGGACAGCCAGCCCACTGCAGAATGGTGGAGAAGGCATAGGAGCAAGCGCTTCTCAAGGAATGGGAGATGCTGTTAGCCAAGGAGTTGGAGAGGCTGTGGGCCAAGGGGCCAAAGAAGCAGCCAGCTCCGGGATCCAGGATGCCCTTGGTCAGGGTCATGGAGGGGAAGGTGGCTATGCACTGAGGGGGGCCAGAGGGGATGCTTTCGACCACAGGCTTGGGGAAGCAGCGCGATCTCTGGGGAACAGTGGCAACGAGGTTGGCAAACAGGCTGAGGATGTCATTCGACGCGGGATGGATGCTGTCCACAACTCCAAGTCTTGG GGGACATCTGGAGGCCACGGAATTCTTGGCTCTCAGGTAGGTCATGGTAACCCCGGTGGTCAAGGGACTCCCTGGACCTCACAAGGCAACTTTGGAACCAACTCTCTGGGTGGCTCTATGGGTCAGGGTGGCGATGGCAGGTCATTCAACTATGAGGCCAATGCTCAG GGAGCTGTGGCTCAACCTGGCTACGGGTCAGTGAGAGGCAGCAACCAGAACTCAGGG TGTACCAACCCCCCACCATCTGACTCCCGTGAAAGCAACTATGGG GGAagcagcagtggtggtggcaaTGGTGGCCATGGTAGCAGCAGTCAAGGTGGCAGCAATGGCAATAGTTATGGCAACGGTGGCCATGGCAACGGTGGCCAAGGCAACAGTGGCCACGGCAATGGTGGCCAAGGCAACAGTGGCAACAGTGGTTCTGGGTCCCGG GACATTGAAACGTCTAATTTTGATGAAGGCTATTCAGTCTCCAGG GGAACTGGCTCGTCCTCGTCCTCGGGCAGCAGAGGTGGAAGTGGTGGTGGGAACAGACCTGAG TGTGACAACCCAGGGGATGATGCACGCACGGCTGGAGGATCTAGTAATCAG GAAAGTAGAGAAAGCAGCCGTCTCCTTGGGGGCTCCCATGACTACCAG GAGCATGGGTACCATGGGGACGGTGGGCACAATGAAGCTGTCAGTGGACTCAAAACTTTG AACTCTGACCCATCTTCCTCGCCTTTCAACTTTGACAGTTTCTGGGAG AATTTTAAATCCAAGATGCCTTTTATTAACTGGGATGCCATAAACAAG GGCCACCTCCCGCCTCCCAGCACTCGTGCCTTACTCTACTTCCGCAGACTCTGGGAG aaTTTCAAACGCAAGACTCCTTTCTTCAACTGGAAGCAGATTGAg GGTCCAGATCTGCCGTCGTTGCAGAAGAGGGCAGGTGGCGCCGAGCAG TTTTCTCAGCCTGAAGCAGCAAGACAAGAGCTGTCAGCTGTCACATCCAAG AACTACTACAGTAACCCACAGGGGAATCCTACTTATAACTGGCAATACTATACCAAGGCCACCACTGCCAAG GGGGCAGTCACACCATCGTCCTCG GCTTCCCGGGCACAACCTGGCCTGCTGAAGTGGCTGAAGTTTTGGTAG
- the Sbsn gene encoding suprabasin has protein sequence MHLANSLRSCCLLLLLGALPAWAAHDDPFEKVIEGFSRGLSNAEREVGKALEGINNGITQAGREVEKVINGLSNMGSQAGKDLDRGLDKVAHGINNGVGHAEKEAEKLTHGVNHAAGQVGKETDKIIHHGVHHGVNQAGNEAGRFAQGAHHGWGQAGNEAGRLGQGAHHALGQGGKQTEKLGQGIHHALGQGEKEVEKFGQGIHHALGQGEKEVEKFGQGVHHALGQGGKQTEKLGQGAHHALGQGGKQTEKLGQGAHNAFGQPGRQAEKFGQEGHHAFGQPSKEVEKFGQGVHNAFGQAEKGAEKLGQGVHHAFGQAGKEGGKVVQGANQGLSHAAMEAQQFAHGHGHGYYAAGQPWQEGVNQAGKEMEHFGQGVRHTIDQAGKETEKVVQGVQTGVNQAEKEAEKVGQGVNSGVNQARKEAEKVGQGVHTGVNQAEKEAEKVGQAVNYAAGQAEKEAEKLGQGVHHAAGQAGKEMDRWQQDVHNGVNQASKEANQLLNGAHQGGHAGQHGGAATTTLASGASVNKPFINFPALWRSIAAIMP, from the exons ATGCATCTCGCCAATTCGCTCAGGTCCTGCTGCCTCCTACTGCTCCTGGGGGCTCTGCCAGCATGGGCAGCCCATGATGATCCCTTTGAGAAGGTCATAGAAGGGTTCAGCCGAGGGCTGAGCAACgcagagagagaggtgggcaAGGCCCTTGAAGGCATCAATAATGGAATCACTCAAGCTGGAAGGGAAGTGGAAAAAGTTATTAATGGACTTAGCAACATGGGGAGCCAGGCTGGCAAGGATTTGGACCGTGGCTTGGACAAGGTAGCCCATGGCATCAACAATGGCGTCGGACAcgcagaaaaggaagcagagaagttAACCCATGGGGTCAACCACGCCGCTGGACAGGTTGGGAAGGAGACAGACAAAATCATCCATCATGGGGTCCATCACGGGGTCAACCAGGCGGGCAATGAAGCAGGGAGGTTTGCTCAGGGGGCCCACCATGGTTGGGGGCAGGCTGGAAATGAGGCTGGGAGGTTGGGACAAGGGGCTCATCATGCTCTTGGTCagggtgggaagcagacagagaaATTAGGTCAAGGGATCCACCATGCTCTTGGTCAGGGTGAGAAGGAGGTAGAGAAGTTTGGTCAAGGGATCCACCATGCTCTTGGTCAGGGTGAGAAGGAGGTAGAGAAGTTTGGTCAAGGGGTCCACCATGCTCTTGGTCagggtgggaagcagacagagaaATTAGGTCAAGGGGCTCACCATGCTCTTGGTCagggtgggaagcagacagagaaATTAGGTCAAGGGGCCCACAATGCCTTTGGTCAGCCTGGGAGACAAGCAGAAAAATTTGGTCAGGAAGGTCACCATGCATTTGGTCAGCCTTCGAAGGAAGTAGAGAAGTTTGGTCAAGGGGTTCACAACGCTTTTGGTCAGGCTGAGAAGGGGGCAGAGAAATTGGGTCAGGGAGTCCACCATGCTTTTGGTCAagctggaaaggaaggagggaaagtggTGCAAGGGGCCAATCAGGGACTTAGCCATGCTGCAATGGAGGCACAGCAGTTTGCCCATGGTCATGGCCATGGTTATTATGCTGCAGGGCAGCCTTGGCAAGAGGGAGTCAACCAGGCTGGGAAGGAGATGGAGCATTTTGGCCAGGGTGTCCGCCATACCATTGACCAGGCTGGGAAGGAGACGGAAAAGGTGGTCCAAGGGGTCCAGACTGGGGTCAACCAGGccgagaaggaggcagagaaagtagGTCAAGGGGTCAACTCTGGGGTCAACCAggccaggaaggaggcagagaaagttgGCCAAGGGGTCCACACTGGGGTCAACCAGGccgagaaggaggcagagaaagttgGCCAAGCGGTCAACTATGCTGCTGGCCAGGCCGAAAAGGAAGCGGAGAAGCTTGGCCAAGGTGTCCACCATGCTGCTGGCCAGGCCGGGAAGGAAATGGACAGGTGGCAGCAAGATGTTCATAATGGGGTCAACCAAGCCAGCAAGGAGGCCAACCAGCTGCTGAAT GGCGCTCATCAAGGCGGGCACGCAGGCCAACACGGAGGGGCCGCAACCACTACATTAGCATCTGGG GCCTCGGTCAACAAGCCATTTATCAACTTCCCAGCTCTGTGGAGG agTATCGCCGCCATCATGCCCTAA